In the genome of Deltaproteobacteria bacterium CG2_30_66_27, the window GGCTTGAAGAAACAACTGAAGGAACGGATTTTAAGAGAGGCTATCCATGCCGCCTAGGGAATGGCGGCTGCGCATCGAAGATATCCTGGAGGCCATCCACAAAATACGGCGTTACGTGTCCGGCTTGTCGTTCGACGAATTCCAGTCGGACGACAAGGTCGTCGATGCCGTGGTGAGGAACCTCGAGGTCATCGGCGAAGCGGCCCGACATATCCCTCCGGAGATGGAATCACGCCATCCGGATCTCCCATGGGTGGAAATGCGGGGGATGCGGAATGTCCTCGTTCACGAGTATTTCGGCGTGAATCTCTCGATCCTCTGGCACACCATCCAGCAGAACCTTCCTCCGATCATCGAGAAACCGGATAAGATCCTCGCCAGTGAGAACGAG includes:
- a CDS encoding DUF86 domain-containing protein, with product MPPREWRLRIEDILEAIHKIRRYVSGLSFDEFQSDDKVVDAVVRNLEVIGEAARHIPPEMESRHPDLPWVEMRGMRNVLVHEYFGVNLSILWHTIQQNLPPIIEKPDKILASENE